The Perognathus longimembris pacificus isolate PPM17 unplaced genomic scaffold, ASM2315922v1 HiC_scaffold_137, whole genome shotgun sequence genome includes the window ATGCTTTAACTTGGGCatggggactagaactcaggcctgggccttcctctccagtctggaacttgaactcggggcccgggatAGGAACTTGGACCTTGGTCttgcattcaggggctgggatgtatgTAAACTGTAGGCCTGGGTATTGGACACAGGGTTTGGAATTTGAACCGTGGCCCAGGCATTGCTTTCAGGCCGGGAACTTAACCTTGAGTCTTTGCACCCCTGAGCTCCATGCCTGGGCCTGGGATTCAGAGCCTGATCCTTGAATTCTGGGttgagatttgaactccaggcctgtgcTTTGATTCTGCAGCCTGTGCCTTCTAATcagggctcaggccttgaattcagtaaATGGACTGTGAACTAAGGATCTGGGAcgtgaactcagggattgggcctTGGGCCCTGATAGCAGCACTGGGCCTTAAATTGGGGCCTGGACTTCAACTTGGAGCATGGAAGTGGAACTCCGAGTCTGGACCTCAATTCAGGGACAGGCCCCTGCATTGAGcgcctgggccatgaactcagggcccaggtctcGAATTGGGAGTGAAGCTTTGAACACATGTCCTGGGATTTCAAGTTGGGGCCCAGGActaggactcagggtctgggacatGAAGTATAGGCAAGAGACTTGTATTcttgacctgggacttgaacccagtcccatgtttgaactcaaggcccgggacttgaacttgaggcctgggcttgAAGTGGGCCTTGATTTCCCAGCCGAGGCCTTAAACTCGAGCCTggcttggggatgagtatgacacTGGCTTCTGAAAATGAGTTTGTGATAACTTCCTCTCCTTCTATTTCTcagaagagcttgaggagtatgAGTATTCTTCTTTAAAGGACTTGTAGAATTGCGTAGTGACCCCCTCCAGGtcatgaactcagtgcctgtgccttgaactctgaacctaggCCTAGACATCTGAGCCCtgtacttgaactcatggcctgtgatTTGAAtttgagtcctgggccttgaactctcagcctgggccttgaccttCTAGCCTGGGCTTTCAAGTCTTAGTCTAAGAATGAAGTGGTTGTCacagacttgaactcggggattGCACCCTGAATGCGGGGCCTGGGACTTCAACATGGTTCTTAGGATTGCCCTAGCAGCCTGAGCCATGAATTGAATGCTTAGGTCCTGACTGACTCGGGCCTgcgatttgaattcagggcttgggactTGACTCAGAGCCTGACACTTGAACTTGGCCGCTGTGTCTTGCAATGGCAGTTGGGACTttaagccaggcctgggccttcctcATAGGCCTGCAACTAGAACTCGTGGCTTAGGactagaactcagtgcctgggacttgaacttgggcattAGCCTTCAGTTCAGGCCTGTGACTTGAGTTCATGGCCTGGACCCTCAACTGAAGGATTGGAACCTGAAATGACAGCCTGAGCCTTGCCCTAACGTTCTGCAACTTGCAATTGAGGCCTAGGACTTCAACTCCAaagcctaggtcttgaactcgggtcctgggcttCGAACTCAAGTCTGTGGAATTGAAGTcgggtcttggaacttgaactgaaggcctacgccttgaactccagtcctgggtcctgaacttgaggcctgagaaTTGTAATCAGGATTTGGGACTTGAACCTTGAACCAGGGATTTAACTAGAGTCCTGGGTCTGAAACTAGGAACGTGGGCCTTAACCTGGGATGGGGAGTAGAGCTCAGGCCTGAGCCCTACTCTCAGGCCTGCAACTTGAACTCGAGCCccagatcttgaactcaaggtctggaacACAAACTTGGACCTTGGCCGTGACTCCATGGCTGGGAtgtgaacttggggactgggactTGCACATGGGCCTTGGAACTCGAACTTAGGCCTTTGCAATGTttcaggcctagggcttgaatttgagtTCACATGAGAGCCTgggctctgaactcagggcctgggatctgaaCATGGGGACCAAGCATTGAAATCATGGCATGGGACTCGAACAATGCGAGCTTGATCCTTAATCTCGTGGATTGGGATTTGAACGCCAGCCCGGGGACTTGATTTTGTACTTGGGAATGAACGTCATGTTTTAGAGTTGCTTTTGGTCCCAAGGCGTTGATATTGGGGCTGGGCCATATAATTAGggccagggacttgaacttggatctGGGGCCCTGAACTGAATTCAGGTCCTAGaacatgaactcggggcctgaactgATTTCGGCTGCTCCAACTGgcgctcagggcctgagactggaACTCGAGGTCTGGGCTTTGAATTGTGGGCCCTGGCCATGAACTTGAAGCCAGGCCTTGGATTGGGGCCTGAGCCTTTCACACACCTCCTGGGATTTCAACTTGGGTCCTGGAACTGAACCtgaggcctgagccttgaacactGGGTCACCGTCCGGAATTCACAGCCAGAACTTTAACTCAGGCCTGGCACTGGACATTCGGTGCCTGGGGAGAAAttgggggcctgggacttgaacttgagacctAGGCCTTGAAATGGGGTTCATTCCCTTCAACTCCAAGGTCAGGCCTCCTAGATGGGGCCAAGGCCTTGACCTCAACACATAGGCCTTGTATTCAGGCCCTGCAACTGGAACTTGGAGTCCAGAGACTCAAACTcactgcctgggacttgaactcagagcctgggtttgtGAACATAGGGCATGGGATTTGAATGGAACACTTGTTGTGATCTCATGCTCTGCAACTTGAAATAGCCTCATGAgacatgaactcaaggcccagaccctaaaAGCCTGAACTTGACCCCAGTTTCCTGGATTTCATGTCAGGCTTGGGGATGGGACACAGTCCAGGGATtagaattagaaaaacaaaacagaaatccaaCGTaagtttctgtgatttttttttttcccccacccacTACGATTAGGAGGAAAAACGAATTACTCCGTAAAGATACGGGTTATCTGCCAACCAAGGACAGTAGCattttatttaatgataaaaCTTAGAAGCATCAATAGAGCGTGTAAGACAGGAAAAGTAAGCTACAAAGGTGTTTATCAAAACACACAAAATTCTCTTTATCTACCGGTATTATTGTCCTTGCCAACCAACCAAgaaatacatagatatgtattCAAAAATTACATAATTCTGTTGTAGATCAGAGTAATGTAAGAAATTATGTCTATACACTAGTATCCATGAACAAAGTAGACTTAGGATCTTATAAGTATATAATATCAAACCCTAGAACTGAGAGGTTTTCAGTACaggagaaaacatttaaaaatataccaatagtggaagggtttgtaaaaaacaaaacaaaaaacgcaCTACTTAAAATCATCAATTCTTTGATAAGCtaataatagaaaaacaaagatcTCTGGTCACTGTTTCAAGGTTTTTGCTTTGTAGTCACCAACGTGCATAGTAGAAAATTTGCTCGAGGGAACTTGGTTTGTTTGTACTGGTCCTAGGATGTgcactcagggccctggcactgtccctgagcatttgtgctcagggctagcactgtagcattcgagtcacagctccagttccagcatttgcaaagagtctcaaagactttcctttccaggctggctttgaaccttcattgtcagctctccacttcctgagtagctgggattacaggcatcagccattgGTGCCAGGTGGAGGTAAGTCCATGGTGGCGATGAATTAGCAGAGACTAGGGCCAACGTCCACTAAATGAAtatgtatgctggtactagggcttgattcaaggcctggactctgtctcttagcttgttCAACTCCCTCAActccagcgctctaccacttgaaccacagctccacttgcagctttttctgatgccagtcctcaggcttgaactcgttgcctgggcactgtccctgaccatttgtgctcaaggctagcactctaccacttgagctacagctccttttctggcttttttttctgatcaGTTGAAGCTAAGAAACTTACAACTATCTTGCTGGAGCTGGCTTGAAgcttgaccttcagatctcagcctgcaaaACTCGGGATACAGGCATACGCGTTTGGTTGCTGGCAGAATGATTATATTCGTATGGATGCAAAAAGATTCAATGGTAGGGCACTGGAGAAAAAGTGAGCTTGTAAGGCAAAGTGCTGGAGCTGATGGTTGAAGCAAAAACATGGCGTGGAAGTCTAAAAACTGAGGATGACTTCTGCAGGAAAAGGATCTAAACAGCTAACTCAAAGCCGATATATATTCCAAGTAGTGTGTTTTAAGGCTGAGGCCATCTTCCAGATTTCCTAGTCAGCCAGTTCAAACATTCTGCAAtgatacaaacaaacacacagtcAGACAAACTCAAAAAAGAAACCCAATAACGAGTAAGGGAACCAACACACCAAATCCTAACTATGGAGGTTACATTGGTAGCTTCTACCAGACCCCCTACCACCCTCAACCAAACagtaggaggaggaaggcaaTAGGTCTGAGCACGAGCATCTCTAGCCTTGCACAGGGCATGGACGGTGCATAGGGCACACCAGTAGATTTGGTGGGCTGGTCAGATTTGAAAGCAGGctgggagacagagggagaggcctCAGCAGTGAGCCTTGGACAAACCTCAAAAGGTGGAAGTCCGGGTTGAATACATACTGAGTGTTGTGACTGCTTGGATGAAGGGTGGGCACTGGCAAGACCAGGTTGTGGGCTGGGGTCTTGAGGCTCAGGGCTGGACCAACTTGGCTCCAGGAAGTCAGGATCAGAGTCCTCAGTGTCTTGAGCTTCCTCGGTGTCTTCAGCATCCTCGGTATAGACCTCTTCCTGGCAGGCCACGTCGGGGAAGGGCTGGCAGCAGAGGCCTTGCCGGACCACGACGTCCTCAGGCCGTGTATCCAGCAAATCATCCAGGAGTAGGCCATCGGATGAGGTCCCGGGCTGCCCTTGGGGGTTGGGGCCCAAGAGGTCCTGGGGGATGAGAACGAGCCTGTGGCCTAGGAGGTCCACGGTGAGGACCGAGGTTGGCGGAGGCTCCAGCACCAGATCGACGTGGCCTAGGGGCACCTGCAGGGCGCACCCAGTGGCCAGGACCACCAGGGAGGTGAGGGCGTTGTGGGTGTCTGCGGGGGCCGGTGTCGCCTTGGAGGAGTCTTCGGAGCTGGGTGGCGGCCTCGGCGGGTCCTTTCGGCTGCGCTTCGCTGGACTGGGTCCCGCAGGCTCTGGTGTGAACCAGGGTGTCACCTCGGAGGGGTCTTGCAGGCTGGGTGGCGGCCCCGGGTGGTTCTTTCGGCTGAGCTTCTCCGGGCTGGGTCCCCCAGTCTCCGGTCGGCAGCAGGGCGTGGTGCTGGCGTCCATCAAGGCGAGGGCGATGTCGGGAGTGGCGTGGTAGGTCTGGTGGTGCTGGCGCGGGGTCTCCGGTTGGTGCTTGCATGCACCGGGTGACAGTCAGGTGTCAGGTGTAGAGGAGGCCCCGTGAGGCGGGAAGAGGTCGTCGTCTACTGAGGCCCTGGCCGGCCGCCGCTTTTGAATCTCGCTGGCGTGTGTCCCTCACACAGGTGCGGATGGTAGCGTGGTCTGTATTCTGATGGTGTTGCAAGTGCCCTCGGGCGGACCCCAGGCAGGCTAGGCCCCGCCCTGTCATCTTGCATCCAATGAGAGTGCTACTACGGAGGCTAGTACCTGCGCTGCGATTGGTTGCTCGCTGCTGTA containing:
- the LOC125344516 gene encoding proline-rich protein 23A-like, with the protein product MDASTTPCCRPETGGPSPEKLSRKNHPGPPPSLQDPSEVTPWFTPEPAGPSPAKRSRKDPPRPPPSSEDSSKATPAPADTHNALTSLVVLATGCALQVPLGHVDLVLEPPPTSVLTVDLLGHRLVLIPQDLLGPNPQGQPGTSSDGLLLDDLLDTRPEDVVVRQGLCCQPFPDVACQEEVYTEDAEDTEEAQDTEDSDPDFLEPSWSSPEPQDPSPQPGLASAHPSSKQSQHSVCIQPGLPPFEVCPRLTAEASPSVSQPAFKSDQPTKSTGVPYAPSMPCARLEMLVLRPIAFLLLLFG